A window from Gemmatimonadaceae bacterium encodes these proteins:
- a CDS encoding BamA/TamA family outer membrane protein, whose protein sequence is MRALIRLLPLLCLGLAAELPAQVVSLPTADRGCTSRRPRVEALRIRGNASISSADLRSILYTERAGRLRRWFGWNVGPEACLDSLELLRDTRRIAAWYAMRGYPGTSAVAGTVRTGERTVHVRIRVTEAPPVLIDTLRIVGLPRRVIDESALMGKLRGEPLDDSLLVSTMDSVQQILRAEGYARARAPTRRVTVDSVARRARVTLEFAPGQLVRVGRINVALTANDSGAPALRADEITQLLRFKPGDVYSSRAVGASQQLLYSYDLYRTVAIDTVPNGVTGDTLPVRVRLVEGRHQYLRAGGGWGTIDCFRTQTRFVEQNFLGRAHRLQLDMRLSKLGVGAPVNGFSGACAPAVRADTFSAKLNYYVGATLALRGPLGDQWHPQGTLYSERRTEFQTYVRETYVGGLGSFDRPLVPRVNTTFTYRFDAGRTTSDAAVSCGTFGLCRFNDRFLLNSPSVVQAAGVTWSRSAPAITSFALNDERWAVETRLGHINLDVPGVDTTSLVFTRSQFEYALYRPLNRYLVGALRLSGGYIGTHGRSGALVPPQERFYSGGQNTVRGYNQGQLGPVAYVVAAPPDTQTVGGELVGIADAADGFERSAPAGGLANALINIELRSRHGWPSDLLRWVLFLDAGRVWNTSGNYAVTGLRATPGIGVRVVTPLGPFRVDVGYNGHPYEAGPAFYLQRASGTRQGRAICVSPGSQEPLDDARAELLGPFGCPATFRPSRPKGLFPRLAFHFSIGEAF, encoded by the coding sequence GTGCGCGCCCTCATCCGCCTCCTGCCGCTGCTCTGCCTCGGGCTTGCCGCCGAGTTGCCGGCGCAGGTCGTGTCGCTGCCGACGGCGGACCGCGGCTGCACCTCGCGACGCCCGCGGGTCGAGGCGCTGCGGATCCGCGGCAACGCGTCGATCTCCTCGGCGGACCTGCGTTCGATCCTGTACACGGAGCGCGCCGGGCGCCTCCGCCGTTGGTTCGGTTGGAACGTCGGGCCCGAGGCCTGCCTCGACTCCCTCGAGCTGCTACGGGACACGCGTCGCATCGCCGCCTGGTATGCGATGCGCGGCTATCCCGGCACCTCGGCCGTGGCCGGCACGGTCCGCACCGGCGAGCGCACGGTGCACGTGCGCATCCGGGTGACCGAGGCGCCGCCGGTGCTGATTGACACCCTGCGGATCGTGGGGCTGCCGCGTCGCGTGATCGATGAATCCGCCTTGATGGGCAAGCTGCGCGGCGAACCCCTGGACGACTCGTTGCTGGTGTCCACGATGGACTCGGTGCAGCAGATCCTGCGCGCCGAAGGCTACGCCCGCGCCCGGGCGCCGACGCGACGCGTGACGGTGGACAGCGTTGCCCGCCGCGCGCGGGTGACCCTGGAGTTCGCGCCGGGGCAACTGGTGCGCGTGGGGCGCATCAACGTGGCGCTCACCGCGAACGATTCCGGCGCACCGGCCCTTCGCGCGGACGAGATTACGCAGCTGCTGCGCTTCAAGCCGGGCGATGTGTACAGCTCGCGCGCCGTGGGCGCGAGCCAGCAGCTGCTCTACTCCTACGACCTGTATCGCACCGTAGCCATCGACACGGTGCCGAACGGCGTCACCGGCGACACACTGCCGGTGCGCGTGCGGTTGGTTGAAGGCCGACACCAGTACCTGCGCGCCGGCGGCGGCTGGGGCACCATTGACTGCTTCCGCACGCAGACGCGCTTCGTGGAGCAGAACTTCCTCGGGCGCGCGCACCGCCTGCAGTTGGACATGCGGCTGTCCAAGCTGGGCGTGGGCGCGCCGGTGAACGGTTTTAGCGGGGCCTGCGCCCCCGCCGTACGCGCCGACACGTTCAGCGCGAAGTTGAACTACTACGTCGGCGCCACACTGGCCCTGCGCGGCCCGCTCGGCGACCAGTGGCATCCGCAGGGCACGCTCTACAGCGAGCGCCGCACGGAATTCCAGACCTACGTGCGCGAGACCTACGTGGGCGGGCTGGGATCCTTCGACCGGCCCCTCGTGCCGCGCGTCAACACGACGTTCACGTATCGCTTCGACGCCGGCCGCACGACCTCGGACGCGGCCGTCTCCTGCGGCACCTTCGGTCTCTGCCGCTTTAACGATCGCTTCCTGCTCAATAGTCCCAGTGTTGTGCAGGCCGCCGGCGTGACCTGGTCGCGCAGCGCGCCGGCCATCACGTCGTTCGCCCTGAACGACGAGCGTTGGGCGGTGGAGACGCGGCTCGGGCACATCAACCTCGATGTGCCCGGCGTCGACACGACCAGCTTGGTGTTCACGCGTTCGCAGTTCGAGTACGCGCTGTATCGCCCGCTCAACCGCTATCTCGTCGGCGCGTTGCGCCTCTCGGGTGGATACATCGGCACGCACGGCCGATCGGGCGCGCTGGTGCCGCCGCAGGAGCGCTTTTACTCGGGCGGCCAGAACACCGTGCGCGGCTATAACCAAGGCCAGCTCGGCCCCGTGGCGTATGTGGTGGCCGCGCCGCCGGACACGCAGACGGTTGGCGGTGAGCTGGTCGGCATTGCGGACGCCGCCGATGGCTTCGAGCGCAGCGCACCCGCCGGTGGTCTCGCGAACGCGCTCATCAACATCGAGCTGCGATCCCGCCACGGCTGGCCCAGCGACCTGCTGCGCTGGGTGCTGTTCCTCGACGCGGGCCGCGTGTGGAACACCTCCGGCAATTACGCCGTCACCGGCCTGCGCGCCACGCCGGGCATCGGCGTACGTGTGGTGACGCCTCTCGGGCCCTTCCGCGTGGATGTCGGATACAATGGGCATCCCTACGAAGCGGGGCCGGCCTTCTACCTCCAGCGCGCCAGCGGCACGCGGCAGGGGCGCGCCATCTGCGTATCGCCGGGCTCGCAGGAGCCGCTGGATGACGCGCGCGCCGAGTTGCTCGGGCCCTTCGGCTGCCCTGCCACGTTCCGGCCCTCGCGTCCCAAGGGCCTGTTCCCGCGCCTCGCCTTCCACTTCAGCATCGGCGAGGCGTTCTAG
- the hrpB gene encoding ATP-dependent helicase HrpB → MSARPALDPLPIDALLPAISAALEQRASAVVVAAPGAGKTTRLPLALLDAPWRNDGRILVLEPRRVAARAAATQMASLHGEPVGERVGYRVRHESRVSARTRIEVVTEGILTRMLQDDPALEGVAAVCFDEFHERHLPSDLGLALTLESRAVLRPDLRLVVMSATMDPTPVARLLVAADEPAAPTIASEGRAFPVTTEWRPLPQRIPMAAATAAEIRRALATHPGDALVFLPGIGEITRVRSALEEQSLDAEVQVLHGSLRLEEQDAVLRHTRRTRRVVLSTSIAESSVTLSGVQIVIDSGLSRLPRFDPRSGMTRLETLRVSRDSADQRRGRAGRTAPGHCVRLWDEATEHALATRSRPEILESDLAPLALELACAGVQDAEALRWLDAPPAGALAQARGLLRELAALDANGRVTAHGRAMARLGITPRLAHLALVGTSLGHATLACELAALLADRDLLSPQSAADDVAVLTRVEALRGRHPSLADRTRVQRVRTEARALQRLVSNAATERRAANAAKADLPRDDDSDRSADTSALGELVALAYPDRIAQRRPGIAARFLLRNGRGAKVEGSDRLGDEEYLAVADLDGRALESKIWLAAPISEASIRELFASDITSIREVGWNDELDRPLAVERETLGAIVLRERELRDAPTDEIAAAFLASVRRRGLDALPWRDVDRALRQRLTAAHAAAPAEWPDVSDTALLAELEQWLLPALGEPRRRADLERLRLADALLSMLDWKARTRLDEFVPTHLQVPSGSRIALDYDDPQAPVLAVKLQETFGWTDTPRVADGRLPVTLHLLSPAGRPVQVTKDLASFWRSGYFEVRKDLKGRYPRHPWPDDPLSATATRRVKPRGQ, encoded by the coding sequence GTGTCTGCGCGCCCGGCCCTCGACCCGCTCCCGATCGACGCGTTGCTGCCGGCGATATCTGCCGCGCTGGAGCAGCGTGCGAGCGCCGTGGTCGTCGCCGCACCGGGTGCGGGGAAAACCACGCGACTCCCGCTGGCGCTGCTCGACGCCCCGTGGCGCAACGACGGACGCATCCTCGTGCTCGAGCCTCGCCGAGTCGCCGCACGCGCGGCCGCGACGCAGATGGCCAGCTTGCACGGCGAACCCGTCGGCGAGCGCGTGGGCTATCGCGTGCGCCACGAGTCGCGCGTGTCGGCGCGCACGCGCATCGAGGTCGTCACCGAGGGCATCCTCACGCGGATGCTGCAGGACGACCCCGCACTCGAGGGCGTGGCCGCCGTCTGCTTCGACGAGTTCCACGAACGCCACCTGCCCTCGGACCTGGGCTTGGCGCTCACGTTGGAGTCGCGCGCGGTGCTGCGGCCCGACCTGCGCCTTGTTGTGATGTCGGCGACGATGGACCCGACGCCGGTGGCGCGACTGCTTGTCGCCGCGGACGAGCCCGCGGCACCGACCATCGCCAGCGAAGGTCGCGCCTTCCCCGTGACGACGGAGTGGCGGCCACTCCCGCAGCGCATTCCCATGGCCGCTGCAACGGCCGCAGAGATCCGCCGTGCCCTCGCGACGCATCCGGGAGACGCGCTCGTGTTCCTGCCTGGCATTGGTGAGATCACACGCGTCCGCTCGGCGCTGGAAGAGCAGTCGCTCGATGCCGAGGTGCAGGTGCTGCACGGCTCGCTGCGACTGGAGGAACAGGATGCCGTGCTGCGACACACACGGCGCACGCGTCGCGTGGTGCTCAGCACGTCCATTGCGGAATCGTCGGTGACGTTGAGCGGCGTACAGATCGTGATCGACAGCGGGCTCTCGCGGCTGCCGCGCTTCGACCCGCGCAGCGGCATGACGCGGCTCGAGACGCTGCGGGTCTCCCGCGACTCGGCCGACCAGCGGCGTGGACGGGCCGGCCGCACGGCCCCGGGGCACTGCGTGCGCCTGTGGGACGAGGCCACGGAGCACGCGCTCGCGACGCGCAGCCGACCGGAGATCCTCGAGAGCGATCTCGCCCCGCTCGCCCTGGAGCTGGCCTGCGCCGGCGTGCAGGACGCCGAGGCACTGCGTTGGCTCGATGCGCCTCCGGCGGGCGCCCTGGCGCAGGCGCGTGGCCTGCTCCGCGAACTCGCGGCGCTCGACGCCAATGGCCGCGTCACGGCGCACGGTCGCGCGATGGCTCGCCTCGGCATCACGCCGCGGCTCGCCCATCTGGCACTCGTGGGCACGAGCCTTGGGCACGCCACGCTGGCCTGCGAGCTTGCCGCGCTGCTGGCCGATCGTGACCTGCTGTCGCCGCAGTCTGCGGCGGACGACGTCGCGGTGCTCACGCGCGTGGAAGCGCTGCGCGGGCGGCATCCATCGCTCGCCGACCGTACACGCGTACAGCGGGTGCGCACGGAGGCGCGGGCGCTTCAGCGCCTGGTGTCGAACGCGGCGACCGAGCGGCGAGCTGCCAACGCCGCCAAGGCGGACCTGCCTCGCGACGACGACAGCGACCGCAGCGCCGACACGTCCGCACTCGGCGAACTCGTCGCCCTCGCCTACCCTGACCGCATTGCGCAGCGGCGCCCCGGCATCGCAGCTCGATTCCTGCTGCGAAATGGCCGGGGCGCGAAGGTCGAGGGCAGCGATCGACTCGGCGACGAGGAGTACCTCGCGGTGGCGGATCTCGACGGACGCGCGCTCGAGAGCAAGATCTGGCTCGCGGCACCCATCTCGGAGGCATCCATCCGCGAGCTCTTCGCGTCGGACATCACAAGCATTCGCGAGGTGGGATGGAACGACGAGCTTGACCGCCCGCTCGCCGTCGAGCGTGAGACCCTTGGCGCCATCGTGTTGCGCGAACGTGAGCTGCGCGATGCACCCACGGACGAGATCGCGGCGGCGTTCCTGGCGTCCGTGCGCCGCCGCGGGCTCGACGCGCTGCCGTGGCGGGACGTTGACCGTGCACTCCGGCAACGCCTCACGGCGGCACACGCGGCGGCGCCTGCGGAATGGCCCGACGTCTCCGACACTGCGCTGCTGGCCGAGTTGGAGCAGTGGCTGCTCCCCGCCCTTGGCGAGCCGCGGCGGCGAGCCGACCTCGAACGCCTGCGACTCGCGGATGCCCTGCTGTCGATGCTCGACTGGAAGGCGCGTACGCGACTCGACGAGTTCGTCCCGACACACCTACAGGTACCGAGTGGCTCGCGCATCGCGCTCGACTACGACGACCCGCAGGCTCCCGTGCTCGCGGTCAAGCTGCAGGAGACCTTCGGCTGGACCGATACACCACGGGTCGCAGATGGCCGGCTGCCCGTCACACTGCACCTGCTCTCTCCTGCTGGGCGCCCCGTGCAGGTCACGAAGGACCTAGCCAGCTTCTGGCGCAGCGGATACTTCGAGGTGCGCAAGGACCTGAAGGGTCGCTATCCGCGGCACCCCTGGCCCGACGACCCGCTCAGCGCCACGGCCACTCGGCGGGTGAAGCCGCGCGGCCAGTAG
- the lspA gene encoding signal peptidase II, giving the protein MTAAEPVVLPTSRSRDRTFWSVLAFVALADVATKRWAEAVLQLHLPEEVVGHWLRWTLTYNPGAAMNLSVGDASRAVFSGIAIVMIAYLYYLYRQARSDEWATPLALGLITAGAFGNLLDRLRHAKGVVDFIDVGTASWRFWTFNVADMGVTVGAVLLAILMWREERAGASVNAATEAPVGESAPIPPAES; this is encoded by the coding sequence ATGACTGCTGCCGAACCCGTTGTCCTGCCCACGAGCCGCAGCCGCGACCGCACGTTCTGGTCCGTGCTCGCCTTCGTGGCCTTGGCCGACGTTGCCACGAAGCGCTGGGCGGAAGCCGTACTGCAGCTGCACCTGCCGGAAGAGGTCGTCGGCCACTGGCTGCGCTGGACGCTGACGTATAATCCCGGCGCTGCCATGAACCTCTCCGTCGGCGACGCATCACGCGCGGTGTTCAGCGGCATCGCCATCGTGATGATTGCCTACCTGTACTATCTGTACCGCCAGGCGCGCTCGGACGAATGGGCGACGCCACTCGCGTTGGGCTTGATCACCGCCGGTGCCTTCGGCAACCTGCTCGACCGCCTGCGGCACGCGAAGGGCGTGGTGGACTTCATCGATGTCGGCACCGCCTCGTGGCGCTTCTGGACCTTCAATGTGGCCGACATGGGCGTGACCGTCGGCGCCGTGCTGCTGGCCATCCTGATGTGGCGGGAAGAGCGTGCCGGCGCTAGCGTCAATGCAGCCACCGAGGCACCGGTCGGCGAATCCGCTCCCATCCCACCCGCCGAATCATGA
- a CDS encoding class I SAM-dependent methyltransferase encodes MKSYDQAYFEKWYHDPARRVITPAAVARKVRLCLGVAEALLERPVRTVLDVGCGEAPWREHLRRERPALQYTGVESSTYAVERFGRTRNIRAGSVGTLPSLELDGPFDLIVVCDVLQYVPDAELGPGLTEIARLLGGVAYLEAYTTDDDIEGDRSHWHQRSAAEYLAEFSRVGLVGVGMHCYVGDALRDATITLERRA; translated from the coding sequence ATGAAGTCCTACGATCAGGCGTACTTCGAGAAGTGGTACCACGATCCGGCGCGCCGCGTGATCACGCCGGCCGCCGTGGCGCGCAAGGTGCGCCTTTGCCTTGGTGTCGCCGAGGCGCTGCTCGAGCGGCCGGTCCGGACCGTGCTCGACGTCGGCTGTGGCGAGGCGCCGTGGCGTGAGCATCTCCGACGAGAGCGGCCGGCGCTGCAGTACACCGGCGTGGAGTCGAGCACCTATGCGGTCGAGCGTTTCGGACGCACGCGAAACATTCGCGCGGGCTCGGTCGGCACGCTGCCATCGCTGGAACTTGATGGGCCCTTCGACTTGATCGTCGTTTGCGATGTCCTGCAGTACGTGCCCGATGCCGAGCTTGGTCCCGGCCTGACCGAGATCGCGCGGCTGCTGGGTGGTGTGGCCTATCTCGAGGCCTACACCACCGACGACGACATCGAGGGCGATCGCAGCCACTGGCATCAGCGCTCGGCGGCCGAGTACCTCGCGGAGTTCTCGCGGGTCGGGCTGGTCGGGGTGGGGATGCACTGCTACGTCGGAGATGCGCTGCGCGATGCAACGATCACGTTGGAGCGGCGCGCGTGA